In the genome of Methanobrevibacter sp., one region contains:
- a CDS encoding cation:proton antiporter subunit C has protein sequence MAYVQLAILVTSAALVIIGLYSAIFIDNIIKKIIGISFIEEGANLFIVAIGYKPGGVVPILMPGMDTSWFATNAAYPLPFGLVLTSIVIGASTLAVMLALVMVLYRRYGTLSTKVMLADTSKQEEYDE, from the coding sequence ATGGCATACGTTCAACTTGCGATATTGGTCACATCCGCTGCTTTGGTTATTATTGGACTATATTCGGCGATTTTCATTGACAATATCATAAAAAAGATAATTGGTATTAGCTTTATTGAAGAAGGCGCTAATTTATTCATAGTTGCTATTGGTTATAAGCCAGGTGGTGTTGTTCCTATTTTAATGCCGGGAATGGATACATCTTGGTTTGCAACAAATGCTGCTTATCCATTGCCTTTTGGTTTGGTACTTACTAGTATTGTAATTGGTGCAAGTACTTTGGCTGTAATGCTTGCTTTAGTGATGGTTTTATACAGAAGATACGGCACATTATCTACTAAAGTAATGTTGGCAGACACATCAAAACAGGAGGAATACGATGAATGA
- a CDS encoding DUF4040 domain-containing protein, which translates to MLEFVLMIIIVVSAILALVQKDLLKAAILTGFAGGAIAVLFQVLLAPDVALTQAIVGAVIVPVFIALAVKKTQREDS; encoded by the coding sequence ATAATTATAGTTGTAAGCGCAATTCTTGCTCTTGTTCAAAAAGACTTATTAAAGGCCGCAATTTTAACAGGATTTGCTGGTGGAGCTATTGCAGTTCTTTTCCAAGTTTTACTTGCGCCCGATGTTGCTTTAACTCAAGCCATTGTTGGTGCGGTGATTGTCCCGGTATTTATTGCTTTGGCTGTTAAAAAGACTCAAAGGGAGGATAGCTAA